The following coding sequences are from one Nicotiana tomentosiformis chromosome 3, ASM39032v3, whole genome shotgun sequence window:
- the LOC138907527 gene encoding uncharacterized protein, producing MSVREYILQFNSLARYAPTIVSKMEWVHRFVMGLEPHLLNDCMSVSLQPDMDISRIQAYAQGVKEREPVLEWKGNMASPRGRFISYLKARKMIRKGCIHHLVRVQDVEVESPTIQCIPVVNEFLDVFPNELSGLPPEQEIEFAIDLLPDNHPISIPPYSMTPAELKELKEQLKDLLEKGFIRLSTSPYGAPVLFVRKKDGSLRMCIDYR from the exons atgagtgttcgaGAATACATTCTTCAGTTTAATtcattggctaggtatgctccaactattgtatctaagatggaATGGGTTCACCGTTTTGTGATGGGATTAGAGCCGCACTTGCTTAATgattgtatgtcggtctcacttcagccagacatggatatttctcgtattcaggcatacgctcagggtgtaaaggagc GGGAGCCcgttttggagtggaaaggtaatatggcgtcgccgagaggtagatttatttcctatctcaaggcaaggaagatgatcagaaagggatGTATtcatcacttagttcgggttcaggatgtggaagtagagtcaccaaccattcagtgcatccctgtggttaatgagtttcttgATGTTTTTCCTAATGAGCTTTCGGGTCTTCCGCCAGAgcaagaaattgagtttgctattgacctactaccagataatcatccaatatctattcctccctatagtATGACCCCCGCAGagctgaaagagttaaaggaacaactaaaggacttgcttgaaaaaggctttatcagacttAGTACATCACCGTatggagcacctgtgttatttgtgaggaagaaagatggttccttacggatgtgtattgattatagatag